Proteins from one Hydrogenophaga sp. SL48 genomic window:
- a CDS encoding glycosyltransferase family 2 protein, producing MNVGVIIASLGRPDSVGVLLDRLAGQTQRPSQVILSMESPADAPPAKDYPFEVECIFGPRGSCVQRNRGLDRLRPDHGAVVFYDDDFIPSRFAIAGIARFFARHPDVAGAHGLLLADGINGPGIAPEEAGRLVDAADAAGDTEAATILARTHGLYGCNMAYRVSAIAGVRFDENLPLYAWLEDLDFGGRVAGPLVHTDAFRGVHCGEKRGREKSGRRLGYSQVCNPVYLLRKATLPRRIAVRMILRNLLANHARLFRPEPWIDRQGRAAGNWLAIRDVLRGRVDPRRILEL from the coding sequence ATGAACGTGGGCGTCATCATTGCTTCCCTGGGCCGCCCCGACAGCGTCGGTGTGCTGCTGGACCGGCTGGCCGGGCAGACGCAACGGCCCTCGCAGGTGATCCTGTCGATGGAAAGCCCGGCCGATGCGCCGCCGGCGAAGGACTACCCGTTTGAGGTCGAGTGCATCTTCGGGCCGCGCGGCTCCTGCGTGCAACGCAACCGGGGCCTCGACCGGCTGCGCCCGGACCATGGGGCCGTGGTCTTCTACGACGACGACTTCATCCCCTCCCGCTTCGCCATCGCCGGCATCGCGCGGTTCTTTGCGCGCCATCCCGACGTGGCCGGCGCGCACGGCCTGCTGCTGGCCGACGGGATCAACGGCCCCGGGATTGCTCCCGAGGAGGCGGGGCGCCTGGTGGACGCCGCCGACGCGGCGGGCGACACCGAAGCGGCCACCATCCTCGCGCGCACCCACGGGCTCTACGGCTGCAACATGGCCTACCGGGTGTCGGCGATCGCGGGGGTGCGGTTTGACGAAAACCTGCCGCTCTACGCCTGGCTGGAGGACCTGGATTTTGGCGGCCGCGTCGCGGGCCCGCTGGTGCACACGGACGCCTTTCGGGGCGTGCATTGCGGGGAGAAACGGGGGCGCGAAAAGAGCGGGCGGCGGCTGGGCTACAGCCAGGTCTGCAACCCGGTGTACCTGCTGCGCAAGGCCACGCTGCCGCGACGGATCGCCGTCCGCATGATCCTGCGCAACCTGCTCGCCAACCACGCCAGGCTGTTCCGCCCGGAGCCCTGGATCGACCGCCAGGGGCGCGCCGCCGGGAACTGGCTGGCCATCCGGGACGTCCTGCGGGGGCGCGTCGATCCCCGCCGGATCCTTGAGCTGTGA
- a CDS encoding aminotransferase class V-fold PLP-dependent enzyme: protein MPAVGIRELANLSMVIARGELLRYARGKDGYTARFEDRLARLIGVRHVLTVNSGSNALIAAMAAAGIGPGDEVLVPAYTWVATALAPLAVGAVPVLVNIDASLTIDPQDIERQITPFTKAIVPVHMQNVVCDMDAIMAIARRHQLLVIEDACQAVGLQYKGRRVGGIGDLGAFSFNHHKNITAGEGGAVLTNDDRYFERARMFHDPGAFIRQHAPTSEPLFSGLNCRVSELTGAVLHAQLGRLEPLLKTLQARYPGVADIFSGRPRCRPSPHHSPEDAVALSVLFDDPEEARIFGQTRGAGRLIDTGRHVFTNWEAVLCKRSFHPRMNPHQWAHREITYNVDDYQATLDILSRTCRVSLGAQYPAPVMLLQKRTLRAAIDRLSAQSRPNGGG, encoded by the coding sequence ATGCCTGCTGTTGGAATCCGGGAACTGGCGAACCTGAGCATGGTCATCGCCCGCGGTGAGTTGCTGCGTTATGCGCGCGGCAAGGACGGCTACACCGCGCGCTTTGAAGACAGGCTGGCCCGCCTGATCGGCGTGCGGCACGTGCTCACGGTCAACAGCGGCTCCAACGCGCTGATCGCCGCCATGGCGGCCGCGGGCATCGGACCCGGCGACGAGGTGCTGGTGCCCGCCTACACCTGGGTGGCCACGGCGCTGGCCCCGCTGGCCGTCGGCGCCGTGCCGGTGCTGGTCAACATCGACGCGTCGCTGACCATCGACCCGCAGGACATCGAACGCCAGATCACGCCGTTCACCAAGGCCATCGTTCCGGTCCACATGCAGAACGTGGTGTGCGACATGGACGCGATCATGGCGATCGCCCGGCGGCACCAGCTGCTGGTGATCGAAGACGCCTGTCAGGCCGTCGGCCTGCAGTACAAGGGGCGCCGGGTCGGGGGCATCGGTGATCTGGGGGCCTTCAGCTTCAACCACCACAAGAACATCACGGCCGGCGAGGGCGGCGCCGTGCTGACGAACGACGACCGCTACTTTGAGCGCGCCCGGATGTTCCACGATCCCGGCGCCTTCATCCGCCAGCACGCGCCGACCAGCGAGCCCCTGTTCTCAGGCTTGAACTGCCGCGTGTCCGAGCTGACCGGCGCGGTGCTGCACGCGCAGCTGGGCCGGCTGGAGCCGCTGCTGAAGACCTTGCAAGCCCGGTACCCCGGCGTCGCGGACATCTTCTCCGGTCGTCCCCGTTGCCGGCCGTCGCCGCACCACAGCCCTGAAGACGCCGTGGCGCTGAGCGTGCTCTTCGACGACCCGGAGGAGGCGCGGATCTTCGGCCAGACCCGGGGCGCCGGGCGGCTGATCGACACCGGCCGGCATGTGTTCACGAACTGGGAAGCGGTGCTGTGCAAACGGTCGTTTCACCCGCGGATGAACCCGCACCAGTGGGCCCACCGGGAGATCACCTACAACGTCGACGACTATCAGGCCACGTTGGACATTCTCAGCCGGACCTGCAGGGTGTCGCTGGGCGCGCAGTACCCGGCGCCGGTGATGCTGCTGCAGAAGCGGACGCTGCGGGCGGCGATCGACCGGTTGTCCGCCCAGAGCAGGCCGAACGGCGGTGGCTGA
- a CDS encoding glycosyltransferase family 4 protein: MNTGAPCGVVINGKFLSAAPTAVHRVAYELTRALGELPHHPDISIAVPPRTRLAWPAPNLPIRAVGHLHGIAWEQLCLPGAARGQLLVSFCNMTPFRVRSGLTMVHDAQVFTTPRSYGQVRSAWARLHIRLAGSAQLGLLTVSEFAKRELVSLGIAPAERIHVIHNGVDHVLRIPRDDAVLTRLGLTPRRYALSLANLQPHKNIGLLLQAFARPGLAGLPLVLTGRATAADFAAAGYPLPANTVFAGYVSEGEMGSLQAHALAVCTPSLTEGFGLPPVEGLRLGTPALIAPCGALPEVCGPGALKVDPHNPAAWEAALLRLQNDPALWQGLSDAGRAFAERFTWDAAARKLLSVIAQVTAG, from the coding sequence GTGAACACGGGCGCCCCGTGCGGGGTCGTGATCAACGGCAAGTTCCTGTCGGCCGCGCCGACCGCCGTGCACCGCGTGGCCTACGAACTGACGCGGGCCCTGGGCGAGCTGCCGCACCACCCGGACATCTCGATCGCCGTGCCCCCGCGGACGCGGCTGGCGTGGCCGGCCCCGAACCTGCCGATCAGGGCGGTGGGCCACCTGCACGGCATCGCCTGGGAACAGCTGTGCCTGCCCGGGGCCGCGCGCGGGCAGCTCCTGGTCAGCTTCTGCAACATGACCCCGTTCAGGGTGCGCTCGGGCCTGACCATGGTGCACGACGCACAGGTGTTCACCACGCCGCGCTCGTACGGGCAGGTGCGCAGCGCCTGGGCAAGGCTGCACATCCGTCTGGCGGGCTCCGCTCAGCTGGGCCTGCTCACGGTGTCCGAGTTCGCGAAGCGTGAACTGGTGTCGCTGGGCATCGCCCCGGCCGAGCGCATCCATGTCATCCACAACGGGGTCGATCACGTGCTGCGCATTCCCCGCGACGACGCGGTCCTGACCCGTCTCGGCCTGACCCCGCGGCGTTATGCGCTGTCGCTGGCCAACCTGCAGCCGCACAAGAACATCGGCCTGCTGCTGCAGGCCTTTGCCCGCCCGGGGCTGGCGGGATTGCCGCTGGTGCTGACCGGCCGCGCCACGGCCGCGGATTTTGCGGCGGCGGGGTATCCCCTGCCCGCCAACACCGTGTTCGCCGGCTACGTGAGCGAGGGCGAGATGGGCAGCCTGCAGGCCCATGCGCTGGCCGTCTGCACGCCCTCGCTGACCGAGGGTTTCGGCCTGCCGCCGGTCGAGGGCTTGCGGCTGGGCACGCCCGCCCTGATCGCGCCCTGCGGCGCGCTGCCCGAGGTCTGCGGGCCGGGCGCGCTGAAGGTCGATCCGCACAACCCGGCGGCCTGGGAAGCCGCGCTGCTGCGCTTGCAGAACGACCCGGCGCTGTGGCAGGGGCTGTCGGACGCGGGGCGCGCCTTTGCCGAGCGCTTCACCTGGGACGCGGCCGCCCGCAAACTGCTCAGCGTGATCGCGCAGGTGACGGCCGGATGA
- the galE gene encoding UDP-glucose 4-epimerase GalE has protein sequence MNILVVGGAGYIGSHMVKHLALAGCEVTTLDNLVGGFRDAVLHGAFVEGDLADRALLDRLLQARRFDAVMHFASHIQVGESVQDPGKYYQNNVVNTLNLLDAMRHAGVMHFIFSSTAAIFGEPQSERIGEDHRQQPINPYGRSKLMVEQALADYDRAYGLRSVCLRYFNAAGADPEGQLGERHEPETHLIPLVLQAASGRRTHISVFGQDYDTPDGTCIRDYVHIHDLCQAHGLALQSLMAGDPSQAYNLGNGHGFSVNEVIEAARRVTGRDIAVQYAPRRPGDPARLVADSTLAQRRLDWRPQYAALDTLVEHAWQWELQRLPIDNLS, from the coding sequence ATGAACATCCTGGTCGTCGGCGGCGCCGGCTACATCGGCTCGCACATGGTCAAGCACCTGGCCCTGGCGGGCTGCGAGGTGACCACCCTCGACAACCTGGTCGGGGGCTTTCGCGACGCGGTGCTGCACGGCGCGTTCGTCGAAGGGGACCTCGCCGACCGGGCGCTGCTGGACCGGCTGTTGCAGGCCCGGCGTTTCGACGCCGTGATGCACTTTGCCTCGCACATCCAGGTCGGCGAGTCGGTGCAGGACCCCGGCAAGTACTACCAGAACAACGTGGTGAACACGCTGAACCTGCTCGACGCCATGCGGCACGCGGGGGTGATGCATTTCATCTTTTCCTCGACCGCGGCGATCTTCGGCGAGCCGCAGAGCGAACGCATCGGCGAAGACCACCGCCAGCAGCCGATCAACCCCTACGGCCGCAGCAAGCTGATGGTGGAGCAGGCGCTGGCCGACTACGACCGCGCGTACGGATTGCGATCGGTGTGCCTGCGCTACTTCAACGCCGCGGGCGCGGACCCCGAAGGCCAGCTGGGCGAGCGGCACGAGCCCGAGACGCACCTGATCCCGCTGGTGCTGCAGGCCGCCTCGGGCCGCCGCACCCACATCTCGGTGTTCGGGCAGGACTACGACACGCCGGACGGCACCTGCATCCGCGACTACGTGCACATCCACGACCTGTGCCAGGCGCACGGCCTGGCCTTGCAGAGCCTGATGGCCGGCGACCCCAGCCAGGCCTACAACCTGGGCAACGGCCACGGCTTCTCGGTGAACGAGGTCATCGAGGCCGCGCGGCGGGTGACCGGGCGCGACATCGCGGTGCAGTACGCGCCGCGCCGCCCGGGCGATCCGGCCCGCCTCGTGGCCGACTCGACGCTGGCCCAGCGGCGCCTGGACTGGCGGCCCCAGTACGCGGCGCTGGACACGCTGGTGGAGCACGCCTGGCAATGGGAGCTCCAGCGCCTGCCCATCGACAACCTGTCCTGA
- a CDS encoding GMC oxidoreductase, with the protein MPSPLPVEDLASLGDARIERCDVLIVGGGPAGLAVARGLAEAGRRALILESGGLAEQDSTEALNETLSEAGLWSPRQAAKRQLFHAHQTRMWAHDRQGFGVRCRALGGSTVAWAGKSAAFSDQDYAVRPWVPDSGWPVTAAELVPHLDRAARALNLGLNCYDGRLWAHLRRSPPQPRPDPAVLDSFFWQFARSSIDPTDVLRAGAEFLQAAPRGCRVLTGATVLEVLTDASGERACAVLVADASGARRTIEAQTIVLAASAIENARLLLNSRSRHAAGLGNDRDLVGRYLLDHPSARLASFSPGAIPAMSRLYGFYGLRGPRGVSMYMHGLAPTARVQEAEGLLNCAAYTMGERAPDDPWSAVRRIAKRQSGDYLSDARAILKSPGIMAKGLARLAFQSNRFPKAWSRFAVHQVLRFRPGLAVEEYLTRGVPHKLVGLSIDAICEQAPDRDNRIQLSPKQDRFGMPLPVARWRIGELEIRTLTRLADILLREFGKAGLPLPVIADWVSARDARGADIIDMGHSAGTTRMASDPGRGVVDADGKVHGVEGLYIAGASIFPTCGHANPTLMIMAFAYRLADHLTQRRSP; encoded by the coding sequence ATGCCGAGTCCATTGCCCGTCGAAGACCTCGCCAGCCTCGGCGACGCCCGGATCGAGCGCTGCGACGTCCTGATCGTCGGCGGCGGCCCGGCGGGCCTGGCCGTCGCGCGCGGGCTGGCGGAGGCCGGCCGCAGGGCCCTGATCCTGGAAAGCGGCGGGCTGGCGGAGCAGGACAGCACGGAAGCGCTCAACGAGACGCTGAGCGAAGCCGGCCTCTGGTCGCCGCGCCAGGCGGCCAAGCGGCAACTGTTCCACGCCCACCAGACCCGGATGTGGGCGCACGACCGGCAAGGCTTCGGCGTGCGTTGCCGCGCGCTGGGCGGCTCGACGGTCGCCTGGGCGGGCAAATCGGCCGCGTTCAGCGACCAGGACTACGCGGTGCGCCCCTGGGTGCCGGACAGCGGCTGGCCCGTGACGGCGGCCGAGCTGGTACCCCACCTGGACAGGGCCGCGCGTGCGCTCAACCTCGGCCTCAACTGTTACGACGGCCGGCTCTGGGCACACCTCCGCCGGTCGCCCCCCCAGCCGCGCCCGGACCCGGCCGTGCTGGACTCCTTTTTCTGGCAGTTCGCCCGCTCGTCCATCGACCCGACGGACGTCCTGCGGGCCGGCGCCGAGTTCCTCCAGGCCGCCCCGAGGGGGTGCCGTGTCCTCACCGGCGCCACCGTGCTGGAGGTCCTGACCGATGCGTCGGGCGAACGCGCCTGCGCGGTGCTGGTCGCGGACGCCTCGGGCGCGCGAAGGACGATCGAGGCGCAGACCATCGTGCTGGCGGCCAGTGCGATCGAGAATGCGCGGCTGCTGCTGAATTCGCGCTCCCGACACGCCGCCGGACTGGGCAATGACCGGGACCTGGTCGGCCGTTACCTGCTGGACCACCCCAGCGCGAGGCTCGCCAGCTTCAGCCCGGGCGCGATCCCGGCCATGTCCCGGCTCTACGGCTTCTACGGCCTGCGGGGCCCCAGGGGCGTCAGCATGTACATGCACGGCCTGGCCCCGACGGCCCGCGTGCAGGAAGCGGAGGGGCTGCTGAACTGCGCGGCCTACACCATGGGCGAACGCGCGCCGGACGACCCGTGGAGCGCGGTCAGGCGGATCGCCAAACGCCAGAGCGGGGACTACCTGTCGGACGCCCGCGCCATCCTCAAATCCCCCGGGATCATGGCCAAGGGGCTGGCGCGCCTGGCCTTTCAGAGCAACCGGTTTCCGAAGGCCTGGTCGCGCTTCGCGGTCCACCAGGTGCTGCGGTTCCGGCCGGGTCTGGCCGTCGAGGAATACCTGACGCGGGGCGTGCCGCACAAGCTGGTGGGCCTGTCCATCGACGCCATCTGCGAGCAGGCGCCGGACCGGGACAACCGCATCCAGCTGTCGCCCAAGCAAGACCGTTTCGGCATGCCGCTGCCGGTGGCACGCTGGCGCATCGGCGAGCTGGAGATCCGCACCCTGACCCGGCTCGCCGACATCCTGCTGCGCGAGTTCGGCAAGGCGGGCCTGCCATTGCCGGTGATCGCGGACTGGGTGTCGGCTCGCGACGCCCGCGGTGCCGACATCATCGACATGGGCCATTCGGCCGGGACCACGCGCATGGCGTCCGATCCCGGCCGGGGCGTGGTGGACGCCGATGGCAAGGTGCATGGCGTCGAAGGCCTGTACATCGCGGGAGCGTCCATCTTCCCGACCTGCGGGCACGCCAATCCGACGCTCATGATCATGGCGTTTGCCTACCGGCTGGCCGACCACCTGACGCAACGGCGATCACCATGA
- a CDS encoding response regulator transcription factor produces MTQHPDAKVFIVDDDKGVREALAWLLRTRRLLSEGYESADDFLTEISRWSAEPGVPCCLLLDVRMPGTSGLALFEHLLTLPWQSALPVIFLSGHADVPTAVDAVKRGAFDFCEKPFSDNALVDRVEQALQLSAQVLASRRQRLGVQQRLDGLTERERDVMHLVIEGLPNKLVADRLNISVRTVEVHRSRVFDKMGVKSAVELANALREVGGR; encoded by the coding sequence ATGACCCAACACCCCGACGCCAAGGTGTTCATCGTGGACGACGACAAGGGCGTGCGCGAGGCGCTGGCCTGGTTGCTGCGCACGCGCCGCCTGCTCAGCGAAGGCTACGAGAGCGCCGACGACTTCCTCACCGAGATCTCGCGCTGGAGCGCCGAGCCCGGCGTGCCCTGCTGCCTGCTGCTCGACGTGCGCATGCCCGGCACCAGCGGCCTCGCGCTGTTCGAGCACCTGCTCACGCTGCCCTGGCAATCGGCGCTGCCGGTCATCTTTCTCTCCGGCCACGCCGACGTGCCGACCGCGGTCGATGCCGTCAAGCGCGGTGCCTTTGATTTTTGCGAGAAGCCGTTCTCCGACAACGCGCTGGTCGATCGGGTCGAGCAGGCGCTGCAGTTGTCGGCGCAGGTGCTGGCCAGCCGCAGGCAGCGGCTCGGGGTCCAGCAGCGGCTCGACGGGCTCACCGAGCGCGAGCGCGACGTGATGCACCTGGTGATCGAAGGCCTGCCCAACAAGCTGGTCGCCGACCGGCTCAACATCAGCGTGCGCACGGTCGAGGTGCACCGCTCGCGCGTGTTCGACAAGATGGGTGTGAAGTCGGCGGTGGAGCTGGCGAACGCGCTGCGCGAGGTGGGCGGGCGTTGA
- the mltA gene encoding murein transglycosylase A: MKINNTSAASASSSNKVMGGFGRGVVWRWMAALIVGSLAACSSVPPTGSTPAPVASSADEVPLPPIQRQGSRWLPVRWAALPGWGLDSLHEVWGAWARGCERPAPMHAALCAEMRPLTMAGTAEQQAWIESRFQPYRVVEPDGTTAQGLITGYYEPIMAASRQPTFIHRTPLYAPPPGLPAGQPWYSRQEIDTLPAAQAALRGRVIAWLADPIDALILQIQGSGRLQFREPDGSIRTVRVAFAAHNGHPYQSVGKWLLDQRAIREASWDGIKAWAANNPGRLNEMLWSNPRTVFFKEVQLTELDARFGPRGAQGVPLTPGRSIAVDPLSIPYGTPVWIASRGVVYNQQRLVMAQDTGGAIVGAVRADLFTGWGGWGDAPYQLASRLKQPLQMWVLWPR, encoded by the coding sequence ATGAAGATCAACAACACCAGCGCAGCCAGCGCTTCGAGCAGCAACAAGGTCATGGGTGGTTTCGGCCGTGGGGTGGTTTGGCGGTGGATGGCGGCCCTGATTGTAGGCAGCCTGGCCGCGTGCTCCAGCGTGCCACCCACCGGTTCCACACCCGCGCCAGTGGCTTCTTCGGCCGACGAGGTGCCGCTGCCGCCCATCCAGCGCCAAGGCAGCCGCTGGTTGCCGGTGCGCTGGGCCGCGCTGCCGGGCTGGGGGCTGGACAGCCTGCACGAGGTCTGGGGCGCCTGGGCGCGCGGCTGCGAACGCCCTGCGCCCATGCACGCGGCGCTGTGCGCCGAGATGCGCCCGCTCACCATGGCCGGCACCGCCGAACAGCAGGCCTGGATCGAAAGCCGCTTTCAGCCCTACCGCGTGGTCGAGCCCGACGGCACCACAGCCCAGGGCCTGATCACAGGGTATTACGAGCCCATCATGGCCGCGAGCCGTCAGCCCACCTTCATCCACCGCACGCCGCTGTACGCGCCGCCGCCCGGCCTGCCGGCCGGGCAGCCCTGGTACAGCCGCCAGGAGATCGACACCCTGCCCGCCGCGCAGGCCGCGCTCAGGGGTCGCGTGATTGCCTGGCTCGCCGATCCGATCGACGCGCTGATCCTGCAGATCCAGGGCTCGGGGCGCCTGCAGTTCAGAGAACCGGACGGCAGCATCCGCACCGTGCGCGTGGCCTTCGCAGCGCACAACGGCCACCCTTACCAGAGCGTGGGCAAGTGGTTGCTCGACCAGCGCGCCATCCGCGAAGCCAGCTGGGACGGCATCAAGGCCTGGGCCGCCAACAACCCGGGCCGGCTCAACGAGATGCTCTGGAGCAACCCGCGCACCGTCTTTTTCAAGGAAGTGCAGCTCACCGAGCTGGACGCGCGCTTCGGCCCGCGCGGTGCCCAAGGTGTGCCGCTCACGCCCGGGCGCTCCATCGCGGTCGATCCGCTGAGCATTCCCTACGGCACGCCGGTCTGGATCGCCTCGCGCGGTGTGGTCTACAACCAGCAGCGGCTGGTGATGGCGCAGGACACCGGGGGCGCCATCGTCGGCGCGGTGCGGGCCGACCTGTTCACCGGCTGGGGCGGCTGGGGCGACGCGCCCTACCAGCTCGCCTCGCGGCTCAAGCAGCCGCTGCAGATGTGGGTGCTCTGGCCGCGCTGA